In the genome of Ancylomarina subtilis, one region contains:
- the amrB gene encoding AmmeMemoRadiSam system protein B, with the protein MNTRKAWVAGRFYPEQPDRLIDMVRHLLKKESKLIDYSLGKHQILGGIVPHAGYMYSGYEAVHLYELIRYSEIDFDTILILHPNHTISMGEDLSVTASDAWETPLGKLEVDLEFAKLLNLPMNRLAHQNEHSAEVQLPFLQLFLRQGFKILPICMNHQTVNCALKLAGLIVKTNQILKRNLLVLASSDFSHYLAPDLAYRQDQHVVKAICEFDTEQIFNKVKRHGISVCGFGPIMTLVAYSRMLHKDAIAKVLRRGNSGDRKASDSVVDYLSILFYRPKFA; encoded by the coding sequence ATGAATACACGGAAAGCATGGGTTGCCGGAAGATTTTATCCTGAGCAGCCCGATCGGTTGATCGATATGGTTAGGCATTTGTTGAAAAAAGAGTCCAAATTAATTGATTACTCTTTGGGTAAGCATCAGATTCTTGGAGGGATTGTGCCTCACGCGGGTTATATGTATTCCGGCTACGAGGCCGTTCATTTATACGAGCTGATTCGTTACTCGGAAATCGATTTTGACACCATTCTGATTCTGCATCCTAATCACACGATTTCGATGGGGGAGGATTTGAGTGTGACGGCCAGTGATGCCTGGGAGACACCGCTTGGTAAGCTGGAGGTCGATCTTGAGTTTGCAAAGCTGTTGAATCTGCCTATGAATCGGCTTGCTCATCAAAATGAACATTCAGCTGAAGTGCAACTCCCTTTTTTACAATTGTTTTTAAGACAAGGTTTCAAGATACTACCCATTTGTATGAATCATCAAACCGTAAATTGTGCGCTTAAGCTGGCTGGTTTGATTGTGAAAACCAATCAGATTCTGAAGCGCAACTTGTTGGTTTTAGCATCTTCCGATTTTTCTCATTATCTGGCTCCTGATTTGGCTTACAGGCAGGATCAGCATGTTGTGAAAGCCATCTGTGAATTCGATACGGAACAGATTTTTAATAAAGTCAAGCGTCATGGGATTTCGGTATGTGGTTTCGGACCGATTATGACCTTGGTGGCCTATTCGCGAATGCTTCATAAGGATGCCATTGCAAAAGTGCTTCGTCGGGGGAATTCGGGTGATAGAAAGGCTTCTGATTCAGTGGTGGATTATTTATCAATTCTATTTTACCGCCCCAAGTTTGCGTGA
- the amrS gene encoding AmmeMemoRadiSam system radical SAM enzyme — protein sequence MERALYYETLSDQRVRCTLCPHYCSISQGQRGNCKVRMNRDGILFTDVDGKYSALNLDPIEKKPLYHFYPGSAILSLGTKGCNLRCTFCQNHEMSQAVPGEYPYMRLLSDEEILEMASESPNCIGLAYTYNEPTVFFESMISLARKVKQEGLQNVMVTNGYINSDPLDELLEYIDAFNIDLKAFRRGFYRKYTHSQLDPVLGTLKQVRKSGKHLEVTHLLIPELNSDAKVFEELVAWIAGELGSDTVFHLSRYFPAYLLLNEPTPLDLLYRFYDIAKEHLNYVYLGNVNTRFGSDTSCLHCGQTLVRRFDYRVEVTGLEKGRCTTCKNQIFVC from the coding sequence GTGGAAAGAGCCTTATATTACGAAACCTTAAGCGATCAGAGGGTGCGATGTACCCTTTGCCCTCATTATTGCTCCATTTCTCAGGGGCAAAGGGGGAACTGTAAGGTCCGCATGAATCGGGATGGCATCCTGTTTACCGATGTTGACGGAAAATATTCGGCCTTAAATCTGGATCCAATTGAGAAAAAGCCTCTTTATCATTTTTATCCCGGAAGCGCCATACTATCTCTTGGAACGAAGGGCTGTAACCTGAGATGTACGTTTTGTCAGAATCACGAGATGTCGCAGGCTGTACCAGGTGAATACCCTTATATGAGACTGTTGTCAGATGAAGAAATTCTGGAGATGGCCAGTGAAAGTCCCAATTGCATCGGTCTGGCCTATACGTATAACGAGCCGACTGTGTTTTTTGAATCGATGATTAGCTTGGCCCGAAAGGTAAAACAGGAGGGTTTGCAGAATGTTATGGTTACCAATGGATACATTAATTCGGATCCCTTAGACGAACTGTTGGAGTATATCGATGCTTTTAATATCGATTTAAAGGCTTTCAGGAGAGGTTTCTACAGGAAATACACCCATTCGCAACTGGACCCGGTTTTGGGGACATTGAAACAGGTGCGTAAAAGCGGAAAACATCTGGAAGTCACGCATCTGCTCATTCCGGAATTAAACAGTGATGCTAAAGTATTTGAAGAACTTGTGGCCTGGATTGCAGGTGAATTGGGATCGGATACCGTTTTTCATCTTTCACGTTATTTTCCGGCTTATCTGTTGTTGAACGAACCCACACCCCTGGATTTGTTATACCGTTTTTATGATATTGCCAAAGAACATCTGAATTATGTGTATTTGGGTAATGTGAATACCCGCTTCGGAAGCGATACCTCTTGTTTGCATTGCGGGCAGACTTTGGTTCGTCGTTTCGATTATAGGGTTGAGGTGACTGGATTGGAAAAGGGGCGTTGTACGACCTGTAAAAATCAGATTTTTGTTTGTTGA
- a CDS encoding SRPBCC family protein, with product MTEMNSRIIVEQNFSVPLSQLWKAISEPDQMRQWFFENIEDFQPEVGFQTQFNVKSGERNFKHLWKLTDVVHLEKIVYLWQYEGYEGEAIVCFETFINEGGSSLRVSHFVTTGFDQSIPEFRRESCQQGWEYFIKDRLKAFLEN from the coding sequence ATGACAGAAATGAATAGCCGAATTATCGTGGAGCAAAATTTTTCCGTACCTCTGAGTCAGCTTTGGAAGGCCATTAGTGAGCCGGATCAGATGAGGCAATGGTTTTTTGAGAACATTGAAGATTTTCAGCCTGAAGTTGGTTTTCAAACCCAATTTAATGTGAAATCCGGAGAAAGAAATTTTAAACATTTGTGGAAACTCACCGATGTTGTTCACTTGGAAAAGATTGTTTATTTGTGGCAATACGAAGGGTATGAAGGGGAGGCGATTGTTTGTTTTGAGACTTTCATAAACGAGGGTGGGTCCAGTTTGCGTGTGAGCCATTTTGTAACAACAGGTTTTGACCAATCGATTCCTGAGTTTAGGAGAGAAAGCTGTCAGCAAGGCTGGGAATATTTCATTAAAGATCGGTTAAAGGCATTTTTGGAGAATTAG
- the pepF gene encoding oligoendopeptidase F, producing MNFKQLKGGVILTLLAASMCLQATAQVSYKTREEIPAKYKWNFSDIYENWDAWEADFKSMSKDIEAIQSLKGKLGENVDNLVSLLTVQENLMKKAYKVYQFVSFQSTVDGKNMDLQAKLQQVGMFFANMGMATTWISPEMIQIPEATMKQWIAETPALKPHAFDLMDMYRMQKHVLNEKMGRLVSFFSQSSGTAGDVFTALSTTDIEFQEIELSDGKTVKVTPGMYSHITSTNKNQEDRKKAYEALYDVYYKNKNTYAAIYQGIMQSEWANARARNYESCLDASLEGNNIPKDVYLNLINTVREHTAPVQKYTKLRKKVLGLEKYYGFDGSMSLVDFNKTYPYEEAVEIVTKSVLPLGKDYQAKLENATASGWLDVYENPGKRSGAFSAGVYGVHPYMLLNYDETLEYVFTLAHELGHTMHTTLSNETQPFATHNYTIFVAEVASTFNERLLLDHMMKITKDPKERIALLNQAIQGIIGTFYAQAMFADFEYQAHTMVEKDQPVNADIFAKLWGDIAQKYYGDVAEKTKYSNYPWTRIPHFYNSPYYVYQYATCFASSAKLYNDVTTGSKKDKKAALKRYTTLLQSGGNDFPMEQLKKAGVDLSKPEAILAVINQLDKLVDQLAIEIEKLEK from the coding sequence ATGAACTTTAAACAACTTAAAGGCGGTGTTATTTTGACACTTTTGGCTGCAAGCATGTGTTTACAAGCTACAGCTCAGGTCAGCTATAAGACCCGCGAAGAAATTCCGGCTAAATACAAATGGAACTTCTCTGATATCTACGAGAACTGGGATGCCTGGGAGGCTGATTTTAAATCAATGTCAAAAGATATTGAGGCCATACAATCTCTAAAAGGAAAGTTGGGCGAAAATGTTGATAATTTGGTTAGCCTTCTTACGGTTCAGGAAAACCTGATGAAAAAGGCTTATAAGGTGTATCAATTCGTTTCATTCCAATCGACTGTTGATGGAAAAAACATGGATCTTCAGGCTAAATTGCAGCAGGTGGGTATGTTCTTTGCAAATATGGGAATGGCAACAACCTGGATTTCACCTGAAATGATTCAGATTCCTGAGGCGACAATGAAGCAGTGGATTGCTGAAACCCCGGCTTTGAAACCTCATGCTTTCGACTTGATGGATATGTACCGTATGCAGAAGCATGTGTTGAATGAAAAAATGGGTCGTTTGGTATCCTTCTTTTCACAATCATCAGGAACAGCTGGCGATGTCTTTACGGCTCTTTCAACCACTGATATCGAATTTCAGGAAATTGAATTGTCTGACGGAAAAACGGTGAAAGTAACACCGGGTATGTATTCTCATATCACCAGCACAAACAAAAATCAGGAAGATCGTAAGAAAGCCTACGAAGCGCTTTACGATGTGTATTACAAAAACAAAAATACCTACGCTGCAATCTATCAGGGTATCATGCAGTCAGAATGGGCTAACGCTCGTGCTCGCAACTACGAATCATGCTTGGATGCTTCTTTGGAAGGCAACAACATTCCTAAAGATGTGTATTTGAACCTAATCAATACCGTTAGAGAACACACAGCGCCGGTACAAAAATACACCAAGCTTCGTAAGAAGGTTTTAGGCCTTGAAAAATATTACGGATTTGATGGTTCGATGAGTTTGGTTGATTTCAATAAAACTTACCCATACGAAGAGGCTGTTGAAATTGTAACAAAATCAGTACTGCCTTTGGGGAAAGACTATCAGGCTAAATTGGAGAATGCCACTGCCAGCGGTTGGTTAGATGTTTATGAGAACCCAGGCAAACGCAGTGGTGCTTTTTCAGCAGGTGTTTATGGTGTACACCCATACATGCTATTGAACTACGACGAAACTCTGGAGTATGTGTTTACATTAGCTCACGAGCTGGGGCATACCATGCACACAACCCTATCAAACGAAACGCAACCTTTCGCTACACACAATTATACAATCTTTGTTGCTGAGGTGGCTTCAACGTTCAACGAGCGTTTGTTACTGGATCATATGATGAAGATCACGAAAGATCCTAAGGAACGTATTGCCCTTTTGAACCAAGCTATTCAGGGTATTATTGGAACCTTTTATGCACAAGCCATGTTTGCTGATTTCGAATATCAGGCGCACACAATGGTGGAAAAGGACCAACCTGTAAATGCGGATATCTTTGCCAAGCTTTGGGGTGATATTGCACAAAAATACTACGGTGATGTTGCTGAGAAAACAAAATACTCAAACTACCCATGGACTCGTATTCCTCACTTCTACAACTCACCATACTACGTTTACCAATATGCAACCTGTTTTGCATCATCGGCCAAATTGTACAACGATGTGACAACAGGAAGCAAGAAAGATAAGAAAGCAGCTTTAAAGCGCTACACAACTTTATTGCAATCAGGTGGAAACGATTTCCCAATGGAGCAATTGAAAAAAGCGGGTGTCGACTTGTCGAAACCTGAAGCAATTTTAGCCGTTATCAACCAACTCGATAAATTGGTTGATCAATTGGCTATCGAAATTGAAAAATTAGAAAAATAG